The following proteins are encoded in a genomic region of Actinomadura sp. NAK00032:
- a CDS encoding MBL fold metallo-hydrolase, producing MILTVIGCAGTVPGPDAACSCYLLEHAGFRLLLDAGTGALGPLQRFADPCAIDAAVISHPHRDHYADLAPLAYVRDRRGHPAPLPVLAPAGTAGRLGLPPSYAGALRWLDSAPGPMSLGPFTVETAPVRHSVPALAVRVTAGSRALTYSGDSGECPELLELARGTDVLLCEAAASVETPGAAEAHLTPAQAGDLAKQADAGQLVLTHLRPWADPHAALAEARQAYDGPLTLAATGLRLIA from the coding sequence GTGATCCTGACCGTCATCGGCTGCGCGGGGACCGTCCCGGGGCCGGACGCCGCGTGCTCCTGCTACCTGCTGGAGCACGCCGGCTTCCGGCTCCTGCTGGACGCCGGGACGGGCGCGCTCGGCCCGCTGCAGCGCTTCGCCGACCCGTGCGCGATCGACGCCGCGGTCATCAGCCACCCGCACCGCGACCACTACGCGGACCTGGCGCCCCTCGCCTACGTCCGGGACCGGCGCGGGCACCCGGCGCCGCTCCCGGTCCTGGCCCCCGCCGGAACCGCCGGCCGCCTCGGCCTCCCGCCCTCCTACGCCGGCGCCCTGCGCTGGTTGGACTCCGCGCCGGGCCCGATGAGCCTCGGGCCGTTCACGGTGGAGACCGCCCCGGTGCGGCACTCGGTCCCGGCGCTGGCCGTCCGCGTGACGGCCGGCTCGCGCGCCCTCACCTACTCCGGCGACTCGGGCGAATGCCCGGAACTGCTGGAGCTGGCGCGCGGCACCGACGTCCTGCTCTGCGAGGCCGCCGCGTCCGTGGAGACCCCCGGCGCAGCCGAGGCGCACCTGACCCCGGCCCAGGCGGGGGATCTGGCGAAGCAGGCGGACGCGGGGCAGCTCGTCCTCACCCATCTGCGGCCCTGGGCCGACCCGCACGCCGCGCTGGCCGAGGCGAGGCAGGCTTACGACGGGCCGCTCACCCTGGCGGCCACCGGGCTTCGCCTCATCGCCTGA
- a CDS encoding phytase: MHLRPTPKGVRLAAAATGAVLAAAVLSAAPAAADGDELAQVRAALETPPNYDDEAGGNANADDPAIWSHPSDRGGDLVVATLKEGGLVVYDAAGTEMQRIAAPAPPRPGDEAGRFNNVDLIYGFQLGSRKVDLAVVSDRGRDTVRTYAIDPRAAVRHQAPLTDVTDPSAPLVFSSSLDEVNDQATAYGLASWSDSHGGGYVALSRRHTSRLGLVRLQVTSAGKISYRHVRDLDLPTSFPVPGGTWTPCEDPGEGPQVEGMVADPENDALYAAQEDVGIWRIPMDGGRPQLIDKVKEYGVPATYNPETEECDPSGPDPGVGGTHLTADAEGLSIYRQDDGEGYLIASSQGDNTFVVYDREDPGDYIGRFRVAPGTTVDGSEVCDGAMVTSAPIGGFRNGLLVVHDGVNTPDAVDGNGEVRENTNFKFVDWKDVAEPLDLDITPGDWDPRD, translated from the coding sequence ATGCACCTGAGACCCACCCCCAAGGGCGTCCGGCTGGCGGCCGCCGCCACCGGCGCCGTGCTCGCCGCCGCCGTGCTGTCGGCCGCCCCGGCCGCCGCCGACGGCGACGAGCTCGCCCAGGTCCGCGCGGCCCTGGAGACCCCGCCGAACTACGACGACGAGGCGGGCGGCAACGCCAACGCCGACGACCCCGCGATCTGGAGCCACCCGAGCGACCGCGGCGGCGACCTCGTCGTCGCGACCCTCAAGGAGGGCGGCCTCGTCGTGTACGACGCCGCCGGCACGGAGATGCAGCGGATCGCCGCGCCCGCCCCGCCCCGCCCCGGCGACGAGGCCGGCCGGTTCAACAACGTCGACCTGATCTACGGCTTCCAACTCGGCAGCCGAAAGGTCGACCTCGCGGTCGTCTCCGACCGCGGCCGCGACACCGTCCGCACCTACGCGATCGACCCGCGGGCGGCCGTCCGGCACCAGGCGCCCCTCACCGACGTCACCGACCCGTCGGCGCCGCTCGTCTTCTCCTCCTCCCTCGACGAGGTCAACGACCAGGCCACGGCCTACGGGCTCGCGTCCTGGAGCGACTCGCACGGCGGCGGCTACGTCGCGCTCAGCCGCCGGCACACCTCCCGGCTCGGCCTCGTCCGCCTCCAGGTCACCAGCGCCGGCAAGATCAGCTACCGGCACGTCCGCGACCTGGACCTGCCGACCTCGTTCCCGGTGCCCGGCGGCACCTGGACGCCCTGCGAGGACCCGGGCGAGGGCCCGCAGGTCGAGGGCATGGTCGCCGACCCCGAGAACGACGCGCTCTACGCCGCGCAGGAGGACGTCGGCATCTGGCGCATCCCGATGGACGGCGGCCGGCCGCAGCTCATCGACAAGGTCAAGGAGTACGGCGTCCCCGCCACCTACAACCCCGAGACCGAGGAGTGCGACCCGAGCGGGCCCGACCCGGGCGTGGGCGGCACCCACCTCACCGCCGACGCCGAGGGCCTGTCGATCTACCGGCAGGACGACGGCGAGGGCTACCTGATCGCCTCCAGCCAGGGCGACAACACCTTCGTCGTCTACGACCGCGAGGACCCGGGCGACTACATCGGCCGGTTCCGCGTCGCCCCCGGCACCACCGTGGACGGCTCCGAGGTCTGCGACGGCGCGATGGTGACCAGCGCCCCGATCGGCGGCTTCCGCAACGGCCTGCTGGTCGTCCACGACGGCGTCAACACCCCCGACGCGGTGGACGGCAACGGCGAGGTCCGCGAGAACACCAACTTCAAGTTCGTCGACTGGAAGGATGTCGCCGAGCCCCTCGACCTGGACATCACCCCGGGCGACTGGGACCCCCGAGACTGA
- the iolC gene encoding 5-dehydro-2-deoxygluconokinase, with the protein MTAFDVITMGRVGVDLYPLQTGARLDEVETFARFLGGSATNVAVAAARHGRRAAVITRTGADPFGRFVRRALAEYGVDARYVADVPGLPTPVTFCELFPPDDFPLYFYRFPKAPDLEIRADELDRPAIEAAGVLWTTVTGLCAEPSRTATLAALGLRRRDGLTVLDLDYRPMFWESPAEARRWAGEALEHATVAVGNLAECEMAVGESDPERAARALLDRGVRLAVVKRGPDGVLAVAAGGETAAAPALPVEVVNGLGAGDAFGGALCHGLLAGWDLARVLAFANRAGAIVASRLACSAAMPTTAEVAGSAEPAVAP; encoded by the coding sequence ATGACCGCCTTCGACGTCATCACGATGGGCCGCGTCGGCGTTGACCTGTACCCGCTCCAGACCGGCGCCCGGCTGGACGAGGTCGAGACGTTCGCCCGGTTCCTCGGCGGCAGCGCCACCAACGTCGCGGTCGCCGCCGCCCGGCACGGCCGCCGCGCCGCCGTCATCACCCGCACCGGCGCCGACCCGTTCGGCCGGTTCGTCCGCCGCGCCCTCGCCGAGTACGGCGTGGACGCCCGCTACGTCGCCGACGTCCCCGGCCTGCCGACGCCCGTCACCTTCTGCGAGCTGTTCCCGCCCGACGACTTCCCGCTGTACTTCTACCGCTTCCCGAAGGCCCCCGACCTGGAGATCCGCGCGGACGAGCTGGACCGTCCCGCGATCGAGGCCGCCGGAGTGCTGTGGACGACGGTGACCGGGCTGTGCGCCGAGCCGTCCCGCACGGCGACGCTCGCCGCGCTGGGCCTGCGCCGCCGCGACGGCCTCACCGTCCTCGACCTTGACTACCGCCCGATGTTCTGGGAGTCCCCGGCGGAGGCGCGGCGCTGGGCGGGGGAGGCCCTCGAACACGCCACGGTCGCCGTCGGCAACCTCGCCGAATGCGAGATGGCCGTGGGCGAGAGCGACCCGGAGCGGGCAGCCCGCGCGCTGCTCGACCGGGGCGTCCGCCTCGCGGTCGTCAAGCGCGGCCCGGACGGCGTCCTCGCCGTCGCGGCCGGCGGCGAGACCGCCGCCGCGCCCGCGCTGCCGGTCGAGGTCGTCAACGGCCTCGGCGCCGGCGACGCGTTCGGCGGCGCCCTCTGCCACGGGCTGCTCGCCGGCTGGGACCTCGCCCGCGTGCTGGCGTTCGCCAACCGGGCCGGCGCGATCGTCGCGTCCCGGCTCGCCTGCTCGGCCGCCATGCCGACGACCGCCGAGGTCGCCGGGTCCGCGGAGCCGGCGGTGGCCCCGTGA
- the iolD gene encoding 3D-(3,5/4)-trihydroxycyclohexane-1,2-dione acylhydrolase (decyclizing) produces the protein MSTRLTVGQAVIRFLAAQHSERDGEERRFFAGCFGIFGHGNVAGLGQALLEHADDFPYYMARNEQAMVHTASGYARMNDRLSTFACTTSIGPGATNMVTGAALATINRLPVLLLPGDIFATRAANPVLQELEDARSYDVSVNDCFKPVSKYWDRINRPEQLPSALLAAMRVLTDPAETGAVTLALPQDVQAEAYDWPDELFARRVWRIPRPVPEPAAIEEAAAVLRSAERPLIVAGGGVIYSRATDELRAFAERTGIPVAETQAGKGALPWDHECSVGAVGATGTTAANALAREADAVVGIGTRYSDFTTASHSLFADPGVRFVNINVARPDALKLAGTAVVADAGEALRALGAALDGHSVPDSYRAKTRELAERWNAVVDGAFGARRDGLPAQAAVIGAVNELSGPRDVVVCAAGSMPGDLHRLWRTRDPKGYHVEYGYSCMGYEIAGGLGVKMAAPDREVFVLVGDGSYLMMAQELATAVAEGVKLVVVLIENRGYASIGNLSESVGAERFGTRYRARTGTGLDGDVLPVDLAANAASLGADVLRAEGVDGFRDALRAAVASPRTTVVHVETDPLAPAPDGEAWWDVPVAEVSALESTARARARYDDAKKTQRHHL, from the coding sequence ATGAGTACGAGACTCACCGTGGGCCAGGCGGTCATCCGCTTCCTGGCGGCCCAGCACAGCGAGCGGGACGGCGAAGAGCGGCGCTTCTTCGCCGGATGCTTCGGGATCTTCGGGCACGGCAACGTCGCCGGGCTCGGCCAGGCGCTGCTGGAGCACGCCGACGACTTCCCGTACTACATGGCCCGCAACGAGCAGGCGATGGTGCACACGGCGTCCGGCTACGCCCGGATGAACGACCGGCTGTCCACGTTCGCCTGCACGACGTCCATCGGGCCCGGCGCGACCAACATGGTGACCGGTGCCGCGCTGGCGACCATCAACCGGCTGCCGGTGCTGCTTCTGCCCGGCGACATCTTCGCGACCCGTGCCGCCAACCCCGTCCTGCAAGAGCTGGAGGACGCGCGGTCCTATGACGTGTCGGTCAACGACTGCTTCAAGCCGGTGTCGAAGTACTGGGACCGCATCAACCGCCCGGAGCAGCTGCCCAGCGCGCTGCTCGCGGCCATGCGCGTCCTGACCGACCCGGCCGAGACCGGCGCCGTCACGCTCGCGCTGCCGCAGGACGTCCAGGCGGAGGCGTACGACTGGCCGGACGAGCTGTTCGCCCGCCGGGTGTGGCGCATCCCGCGGCCCGTCCCCGAACCGGCCGCGATCGAGGAGGCGGCGGCCGTCCTCCGGTCGGCCGAGCGCCCGCTCATCGTCGCCGGCGGCGGCGTCATCTACTCGCGGGCCACCGACGAACTGCGCGCCTTCGCCGAGCGGACGGGCATCCCGGTCGCCGAGACGCAGGCGGGCAAGGGCGCCCTGCCGTGGGACCACGAGTGCTCGGTCGGCGCGGTCGGCGCGACCGGCACCACGGCCGCGAACGCGCTCGCCCGCGAAGCCGACGCCGTCGTCGGCATCGGCACCCGCTACAGCGACTTCACGACCGCTTCGCACAGCCTGTTCGCCGACCCGGGCGTCCGGTTCGTCAACATCAACGTCGCCCGTCCCGACGCGCTCAAGCTCGCCGGGACGGCGGTCGTCGCCGACGCCGGCGAGGCGCTGCGGGCCCTCGGCGCCGCGCTCGACGGCCACTCGGTCCCGGACTCGTACCGCGCGAAGACCCGGGAGCTCGCCGAGCGGTGGAACGCCGTCGTCGACGGGGCGTTCGGCGCCCGCCGCGACGGGCTCCCCGCGCAGGCCGCCGTCATCGGCGCCGTCAACGAGCTGTCCGGCCCCCGCGACGTGGTCGTCTGCGCGGCCGGGTCCATGCCCGGCGACCTGCACAGGCTGTGGCGGACGCGGGACCCGAAGGGCTACCACGTCGAGTACGGCTACTCCTGCATGGGCTACGAGATCGCCGGCGGCCTCGGCGTGAAGATGGCCGCCCCCGACCGCGAGGTGTTCGTCCTCGTCGGCGACGGCTCGTACCTGATGATGGCGCAGGAGCTGGCCACGGCCGTCGCCGAGGGCGTCAAGCTCGTCGTCGTCCTCATCGAGAACCGCGGCTACGCCTCCATCGGGAACCTGTCCGAGAGTGTCGGCGCCGAGCGGTTCGGCACCCGCTACCGGGCCCGCACCGGCACCGGGCTGGACGGCGACGTCCTGCCCGTGGACCTCGCCGCGAACGCCGCCAGCCTCGGCGCCGACGTGCTCCGCGCCGAGGGCGTCGACGGGTTCCGGGACGCGCTGCGCGCGGCGGTCGCGTCGCCGCGCACCACCGTCGTCCACGTCGAGACCGACCCGCTCGCCCCCGCCCCGGACGGCGAGGCGTGGTGGGACGTCCCCGTCGCCGAGGTCTCCGCGCTGGAGTCCACCGCGCGGGCCCGCGCCCGCTACGACGACGCCAAGAAGACCCAGCGCCACCACCTCTGA
- a CDS encoding CoA-acylating methylmalonate-semialdehyde dehydrogenase, with the protein MRSIQHRIGGVPVGGSTAAPVHDPATGQQTGEVVLGRRAEVDAAVGAASRAFATWREVSLTRRARIMFALRDLLERHEDELARLITAEHGKVLDDARGEVVRGREVVEFACGIPQLLKGEYSDQVSTGVDAFSFREPLGVCAGIVPFNFPVMVPLWMHPIAIACGNAFVLKPSERVPSASNLVAELYAEAGLPDGVFNVLHGDAETADALIAHPGVAAVSFVGSTPVARHVHEAASTAGKRVQALGGAKNHAVVLPDADLDLAADQITSAAYGSAGQRCMAISVAVAVGDAADPLIERLADRARAITVGPGADPASEMGPLISAAARERVGGRVADAERAGAKLVVDGRDLPGPGFFVGPCLLDGVTTDMPAYTEEIFGPVLAVLRAATLDEAVALVNANPYGNGTAVFTSSGAAARRFQRSVHVGMIGINVPVPVPMAFYSFGGWKASLFGDTHVHGPEGVRFYTRAKAVTSRWPEPSAPSGPSETASMAFPTAH; encoded by the coding sequence ATGCGCTCGATTCAGCACCGGATCGGCGGTGTCCCGGTCGGCGGGAGCACCGCGGCGCCCGTGCACGACCCCGCGACCGGGCAGCAGACCGGAGAGGTCGTGCTGGGCCGCCGGGCCGAGGTGGACGCCGCCGTCGGCGCCGCCTCCCGCGCCTTCGCGACATGGCGGGAGGTGTCCCTCACCCGGCGGGCGCGGATCATGTTCGCGCTGCGCGACCTGCTGGAGCGGCACGAGGACGAGCTGGCCCGGCTGATCACCGCCGAGCACGGCAAGGTGCTGGACGACGCGCGCGGCGAGGTCGTCCGGGGCCGCGAGGTCGTCGAGTTCGCGTGCGGGATCCCGCAGCTGCTCAAGGGCGAGTACTCCGACCAGGTGTCGACCGGCGTGGACGCGTTCTCGTTCCGGGAGCCGCTCGGGGTGTGCGCGGGCATCGTCCCGTTCAACTTCCCGGTCATGGTGCCGCTGTGGATGCACCCGATCGCGATCGCCTGCGGCAACGCGTTCGTGCTGAAGCCGAGCGAGCGCGTCCCGTCCGCGTCGAACCTGGTCGCCGAGCTGTACGCCGAGGCGGGCCTGCCGGACGGGGTGTTCAACGTGCTGCACGGCGACGCCGAGACCGCCGACGCGCTCATCGCGCACCCGGGCGTCGCGGCGGTGTCGTTCGTCGGGTCCACGCCCGTCGCCCGGCACGTGCACGAGGCGGCGAGCACCGCCGGCAAGCGCGTGCAGGCCCTCGGCGGTGCCAAGAACCACGCGGTCGTGCTGCCCGACGCCGACCTCGACCTCGCCGCCGACCAGATCACCTCGGCCGCCTACGGGTCGGCCGGGCAGCGCTGCATGGCGATCTCGGTGGCGGTCGCCGTCGGGGACGCCGCCGACCCGCTGATCGAGCGGCTCGCCGACCGGGCCCGCGCGATCACGGTCGGGCCCGGCGCCGACCCGGCCAGCGAGATGGGCCCGCTGATCAGCGCGGCGGCGCGGGAGCGGGTCGGCGGGCGCGTCGCCGACGCCGAGCGCGCCGGCGCCAAGCTCGTCGTGGACGGCCGCGACCTGCCCGGCCCCGGCTTCTTCGTCGGCCCCTGCCTGCTGGACGGCGTCACCACCGACATGCCCGCCTACACCGAGGAGATCTTCGGGCCGGTGCTGGCCGTGCTGCGCGCCGCGACCCTGGACGAGGCGGTCGCGCTGGTCAACGCCAACCCCTACGGCAACGGCACGGCGGTGTTCACCTCGTCCGGCGCGGCGGCGCGGCGGTTCCAGCGGTCGGTGCACGTCGGGATGATCGGGATCAACGTCCCGGTCCCGGTGCCGATGGCGTTCTACTCCTTCGGCGGCTGGAAGGCGTCGCTGTTCGGCGACACCCACGTCCACGGGCCCGAGGGCGTCCGGTTCTACACCCGGGCGAAGGCCGTCACGTCGCGCTGGCCGGAGCCGTCCGCGCCCTCCGGGCCGTCCGAAACCGCCTCCATGGCCTTTCCCACGGCACACTGA
- a CDS encoding GntR family transcriptional regulator, whose amino-acid sequence MYRPRVTVDRSSPVPLYYQLAQQLEAAIRDGELAPGTRLENEVELADRCGLSRPTVRQAIQHLVDRGLLVRKRGVGTQVVRSEIRRPIELTSLHDDLAAAGREPRTRVLELGPVPADDKVAKELGVPPGSEVVRMRRIRCTGEEPLALLTNYLPVDLMKVTEADLAEHGLYELLRATGINLRIANQTIGARGATAAEARLLDERRGVPLLTMNRTAYDDKGVAIEYGCHVYRADRYSFALTLVER is encoded by the coding sequence GTGTACCGACCGCGCGTGACCGTGGACCGCAGCAGCCCCGTGCCGCTGTACTACCAGCTCGCCCAGCAGCTGGAGGCGGCGATCCGGGACGGTGAGCTGGCGCCCGGCACCCGGCTGGAGAACGAGGTCGAGCTGGCCGACCGGTGCGGGCTGTCCCGCCCGACCGTCCGGCAGGCCATCCAGCACCTGGTGGACCGGGGGCTCCTCGTGCGCAAGCGGGGCGTCGGCACGCAGGTCGTGCGGTCGGAGATCCGCCGCCCGATCGAGCTGACCAGCCTGCACGACGACCTGGCGGCGGCCGGCCGGGAGCCGCGCACCCGCGTGCTGGAGCTCGGCCCCGTCCCCGCCGACGACAAGGTGGCCAAGGAGCTCGGCGTCCCGCCCGGCTCCGAGGTCGTCCGGATGCGCCGCATCCGCTGCACCGGCGAGGAGCCGCTCGCCCTGCTCACCAACTACCTGCCCGTCGACCTGATGAAGGTGACCGAGGCCGACCTCGCCGAGCACGGCCTGTACGAGCTGCTCCGCGCGACCGGCATCAACCTGCGCATCGCGAACCAGACCATCGGCGCCCGCGGCGCGACGGCGGCCGAGGCCCGGCTGCTGGACGAGCGGCGCGGCGTCCCGCTGCTGACCATGAACCGCACCGCCTACGACGACAAGGGCGTCGCGATCGAGTACGGCTGCCACGTGTACCGCGCGGACCGCTACTCGTTCGCGCTCACCCTCGTGGAGCGGTAG
- a CDS encoding TIM barrel protein — MIKDRVAGAPISWGVCEVPGWGHQLAPARVLAEMRDLGLAAAEFGPDGFLPAGATERAALLAEYGLRPVGGFAPVVLHDPDRDPLPEVRRILSGFGVERSNDGLTLVLAAVTGLDGYDERPALDAAGWAALLGNLDRIDAVAADAGVRAVLHPHVGTMVERSDEVDRVLDGSAIPLCLDTGHLLIGGTDPGDLAARAPRRIAHVHLKDVDAALAAAVRTGATPYTDAVRAGIYRPLGAGDIDIAGIIRSLEGAGYDGWYVLEQDMIIDAEPAPGAGPVADVRACVDFLAGIPA, encoded by the coding sequence ATGATCAAGGATCGTGTCGCGGGAGCCCCGATCTCGTGGGGGGTGTGCGAGGTACCGGGCTGGGGCCACCAGTTGGCGCCCGCGCGGGTGCTGGCGGAGATGCGCGACCTCGGGCTGGCCGCCGCCGAGTTCGGGCCGGACGGCTTCCTGCCGGCCGGGGCCACCGAGCGCGCGGCGCTGCTCGCCGAGTACGGGCTGCGCCCGGTGGGGGGTTTCGCGCCGGTCGTGCTGCACGACCCGGACCGCGACCCGCTGCCCGAGGTACGGAGGATTCTGTCCGGGTTCGGGGTGGAACGCTCCAATGATGGCCTGACGCTGGTGCTGGCGGCCGTGACCGGCCTGGACGGCTACGACGAGCGCCCCGCGCTCGACGCCGCCGGCTGGGCGGCGCTGCTCGGCAACCTCGACCGGATCGACGCGGTCGCGGCCGACGCCGGCGTCCGCGCGGTGCTGCACCCGCACGTCGGGACGATGGTGGAACGGTCCGACGAGGTCGACCGCGTCCTGGACGGATCGGCGATCCCGCTCTGCCTCGACACCGGGCACCTGCTCATCGGCGGCACCGACCCGGGGGACCTCGCCGCGCGCGCGCCCCGCCGGATCGCGCACGTCCACCTCAAGGACGTCGACGCCGCGCTCGCCGCCGCCGTCCGGACCGGCGCGACCCCGTACACCGACGCCGTCCGCGCCGGCATCTACCGCCCGCTCGGCGCGGGCGACATCGACATCGCCGGGATCATCCGCTCCCTCGAAGGCGCCGGGTACGACGGCTGGTACGTGCTCGAACAGGACATGATCATCGACGCGGAGCCCGCGCCCGGCGCCGGCCCAGTGGCCGACGTCCGCGCCTGCGTCGACTTCCTCGCCGGGATCCCCGCATGA
- a CDS encoding LacI family DNA-binding transcriptional regulator, which yields MAHPTLEDVAARAGVSRALVSLVMRGSPKVGRERRKAVLEAASELGYRPNMMARGLAAGRTGIVGVLLADLHDPRDAAVHDGLADEAPRGDVRLLVSTGRGRPAREAAALDDLLDLRPDGVVLVGPRIPAAGIDRAAAGCPVAVVGRSVRSGRVDCVTGDDAAAVAQAVEHLKALGHHGIVCLDAGARPSPLRRTCEAAGLTAVTGVDELPASATAVLALGDTTGTAALTALLRAGRRVPEDVSLIVHGDPPGALSARVTTVAAPAAELGRLAMAALLDRIRDGVSAEPRRLTVPPRLHERATTAPVRR from the coding sequence ATGGCCCACCCGACCCTGGAGGACGTCGCCGCGCGCGCGGGTGTGTCCCGCGCGCTGGTGTCGCTGGTGATGCGCGGCTCCCCCAAGGTCGGCAGGGAGCGCCGGAAGGCGGTCCTCGAAGCGGCCAGTGAGCTCGGCTACCGGCCGAACATGATGGCCCGCGGCCTCGCCGCGGGCCGGACCGGCATCGTCGGGGTCCTGCTCGCCGACCTGCACGACCCCCGGGACGCGGCGGTCCACGACGGGCTCGCCGACGAGGCGCCGCGCGGCGACGTCCGGCTGCTGGTGTCCACGGGGCGCGGCCGTCCCGCCCGCGAGGCGGCCGCGCTGGACGACCTGCTCGACCTCCGCCCGGACGGCGTGGTCCTGGTCGGCCCGCGGATCCCGGCCGCCGGCATCGACCGCGCCGCCGCGGGCTGCCCGGTCGCCGTGGTCGGGCGCTCCGTCCGCTCGGGCCGCGTCGACTGCGTGACGGGCGACGACGCGGCGGCGGTGGCGCAGGCCGTCGAGCATCTGAAGGCCCTCGGGCACCACGGCATCGTCTGCCTGGACGCGGGGGCGCGCCCGTCCCCGCTGCGCCGTACGTGCGAGGCCGCCGGGCTGACGGCCGTGACCGGTGTGGACGAGCTGCCGGCGTCCGCCACCGCCGTGCTCGCGCTCGGCGACACGACCGGCACGGCGGCGCTGACCGCCCTCCTGCGGGCCGGGAGACGCGTCCCCGAGGACGTGTCGCTGATCGTCCACGGTGATCCGCCCGGCGCGCTGAGCGCCCGGGTCACGACGGTCGCCGCCCCCGCCGCCGAGCTCGGCCGCCTCGCCATGGCGGCGCTGCTGGACCGGATCCGCGACGGCGTCTCGGCGGAGCCGCGCCGTCTGACCGTCCCTCCCCGGCTGCACGAGCGCGCCACCACCGCCCCGGTCAGGCGATGA
- a CDS encoding aldolase, protein MAALAETRAVRPAAVAEAAARRTRRPALLGATGRLMLIAADHPARGALAAGGDPLAMADRGELLDRLCTALERPGVDGVLATPDVAEDLLLLGALDGKVVVGSMNRGGLAGSAFEIDDRFTAYSADGIAASRLDGGKVLLRVDDDDPATPRTLENCARAVSALAGHGLMAMVEPFIARRVDGRVRNDLSPEAMIRAIAIASGLGTTSARTWLKVPVVPDMERVMAASTLPALLLGGEVSADPRAARDGWRRAMRLPTVRGLVVGRSLLYPADGDVAGAVDAAVEVI, encoded by the coding sequence ATCGCGGCGCTCGCCGAGACCCGCGCCGTCCGCCCCGCGGCCGTCGCCGAGGCCGCCGCCCGCCGCACCCGGCGCCCCGCGCTGCTCGGCGCCACCGGGCGGCTGATGCTGATCGCCGCCGACCACCCGGCGCGTGGCGCGCTCGCCGCCGGCGGCGACCCGCTCGCGATGGCCGACCGCGGCGAGCTGCTCGACCGGCTGTGCACGGCGCTGGAGCGCCCCGGCGTGGACGGCGTGCTCGCCACCCCCGACGTCGCCGAGGACCTGCTGCTCCTCGGTGCACTCGACGGCAAGGTGGTGGTCGGCTCGATGAACCGGGGCGGCCTCGCCGGCTCCGCGTTCGAGATCGACGACCGGTTCACCGCCTACAGCGCCGACGGGATCGCCGCGTCCCGGCTCGACGGCGGCAAGGTGCTGCTGCGCGTGGACGACGACGACCCGGCGACCCCGCGCACCCTGGAGAACTGCGCCCGCGCGGTGTCGGCGCTCGCCGGGCACGGGCTGATGGCGATGGTGGAGCCGTTCATCGCCCGCCGGGTGGACGGCCGCGTCCGCAACGACCTCAGCCCCGAGGCGATGATCCGCGCGATCGCGATCGCGTCCGGGCTCGGCACGACCTCCGCGCGCACCTGGCTGAAGGTCCCCGTCGTCCCGGACATGGAGCGCGTCATGGCCGCCTCCACGCTGCCCGCGCTGCTGCTGGGCGGCGAGGTGTCGGCCGACCCGCGCGCCGCCCGCGACGGCTGGCGCCGCGCGATGCGGCTGCCGACCGTGCGGGGCCTGGTCGTCGGCCGCTCCCTTCTTTACCCTGCCGACGGCGATGTGGCCGGAGCCGTGGACGCAGCAGTGGAGGTCATATGA